A single region of the Geobacillus subterraneus genome encodes:
- a CDS encoding siderophore ABC transporter substrate-binding protein, giving the protein MKKRWLSVVVALLLVVLAACGNGNSEKASGNTSNNNNEEKTVQVEEITVSHELGEVKVKKNPEKVVVFDFGVLDTLDRLGVNVTGLPQMNVPSYLEKYKSGGYENVGSLQEPDFEKLSEIQPDVIFISGRQAKLYDKLSEIAPTVYMAVDTKNYLDSFSSNMRLLGQIFDKKDEVAAELENIQKQIDSVKAKAGDKKALIILTTGGKVSAYGKGSRFGIIHDVLGVQAVDPNLKADTPHGQNVSFEYIAEQNPDYLFVIDRDAVVEGKPTAKQTIENALVKKTKAYQNGHIVYLDPNYWYLSGGGLTSVSEMIKQVEEGLK; this is encoded by the coding sequence ATGAAAAAGCGGTGGTTATCGGTTGTTGTTGCCTTGCTTCTTGTTGTATTAGCGGCTTGCGGAAACGGCAACAGTGAAAAGGCAAGCGGCAATACGAGCAATAACAACAACGAGGAAAAAACAGTTCAAGTCGAAGAGATCACTGTCAGTCATGAACTTGGCGAGGTGAAAGTGAAGAAAAATCCAGAAAAAGTCGTTGTGTTTGATTTTGGCGTGCTCGATACACTTGATCGCTTAGGGGTAAACGTGACGGGCTTGCCGCAAATGAACGTGCCATCGTATTTGGAAAAATATAAAAGCGGTGGCTATGAAAACGTCGGGAGTTTACAGGAACCGGACTTTGAAAAATTAAGTGAAATTCAGCCGGATGTCATCTTTATTTCCGGACGTCAAGCCAAGCTGTATGATAAGTTGAGCGAAATTGCACCGACGGTGTACATGGCTGTTGATACGAAAAACTATCTTGATTCTTTTTCCAGTAACATGAGATTATTGGGGCAAATCTTTGATAAGAAAGACGAAGTCGCTGCAGAATTGGAGAATATCCAAAAACAAATTGACTCCGTAAAAGCGAAAGCAGGCGACAAAAAAGCGTTGATCATTTTAACGACCGGTGGGAAAGTGAGTGCATATGGAAAAGGGTCACGCTTTGGGATTATCCATGATGTGCTTGGCGTCCAGGCCGTTGACCCGAATTTAAAAGCGGATACACCGCACGGGCAAAACGTGTCGTTTGAATACATTGCCGAGCAAAATCCGGATTACTTGTTTGTCATTGACCGTGACGCCGTTGTCGAAGGAAAACCGACAGCGAAACAAACGATTGAAAACGCGCTCGTGAAAAAGACGAAGGCATATCAAAACGGCCATATTGTGTACTTGGACCCGAATTATTGGTATTTGTCGGGGGGCGGTCTGACATCGGTATCAGAAATGATCAAACAAGTAGAAGAAGGATTGAAATGA
- a CDS encoding ABC transporter ATP-binding protein yields MVEVKEVSKRYGGKKVVDQVSLSIPRRQLTSLIGPNGAGKSTLLSIMSRLIPKDSGEVWIDGKEISHYRTEELAKKISILKQSNHIAARLTVKELVSFGRFPYSRGRLTRQDNEYVREAIHYMELNDLQHRYLDELSGGQRQRAYIAMVLAQDTDYIFLDEPLNNLDMKHSVQMMKVLRNLVDQLDKTIVIVMHDINFASCYSDYIVALKDGKVVSEGDVSTMMRSQVLRGIYDMDVHIQTIENRRICVYF; encoded by the coding sequence ATGGTAGAAGTAAAAGAAGTATCGAAACGATACGGCGGAAAAAAAGTCGTTGATCAAGTGTCGCTTTCGATTCCCCGGCGTCAATTGACATCGCTGATTGGTCCGAATGGAGCGGGAAAAAGCACATTGCTTTCCATCATGAGCCGCCTCATTCCAAAAGATAGCGGTGAAGTATGGATCGATGGAAAAGAAATCAGCCATTATCGGACAGAGGAACTAGCGAAAAAGATTTCGATTTTAAAGCAGTCAAACCATATTGCCGCTCGTCTGACAGTGAAGGAACTCGTTTCATTCGGCCGATTTCCGTACTCGCGCGGCCGACTGACGCGCCAAGATAACGAATATGTGCGCGAAGCCATTCACTACATGGAGCTTAATGACCTACAGCACCGCTATCTCGACGAATTGAGCGGCGGACAGCGGCAGCGGGCGTATATTGCCATGGTGCTTGCGCAAGATACGGATTACATCTTTTTAGATGAGCCGCTAAACAATTTAGATATGAAACATTCGGTGCAAATGATGAAAGTGTTGCGCAACTTAGTGGATCAGCTGGATAAGACGATTGTTATCGTCATGCATGATATCAATTTCGCTTCCTGTTATTCCGATTACATCGTTGCCTTAAAGGATGGAAAAGTCGTTTCCGAAGGCGATGTATCCACCATGATGCGCAGCCAAGTACTGCGTGGCATTTACGATATGGATGTTCATATCCAAACGATTGAGAACAGACGCATTTGTGTATATTTTTAA
- a CDS encoding iron chelate uptake ABC transporter family permease subunit: MSNRMKTAVLVVLALAFIALFLLTELRGNIEYILRSRGEKVTAMVLVGWAGAISTVLFQTITNNRILTPSIIGLDSVYMLIQTAIVFLFGSTTLTMMNDTVHFLLSAGSMIGFSILLYSFLFRREGQTVYFILLAGMILGTFFQSVTSFMQYLIDPNEFSIIQDRMFASFNNMKTELLWPAGIVIVIAIWYTYRHLPELDVLSLGKDHAINLGVSYETVVKRMLMIIAVLVSVSTALVGPVMFFGLIVANVAYAFFQTYEHRYLFVGAALFGVIALVSGQWVVERVFTFSTTLSVIINMVGGAYFLYLLLKERKAW, encoded by the coding sequence ATGTCTAACCGGATGAAAACAGCAGTGCTCGTTGTACTGGCCTTAGCTTTTATTGCGTTGTTCTTGCTTACTGAGCTGCGCGGCAACATTGAATATATTTTACGCTCCCGCGGTGAAAAAGTGACGGCGATGGTGCTCGTTGGCTGGGCGGGAGCGATTTCAACCGTTTTGTTTCAAACGATAACGAACAACCGGATTTTAACGCCAAGCATTATTGGACTTGATTCTGTGTACATGTTAATTCAGACAGCGATTGTGTTTTTGTTCGGGTCGACGACATTGACGATGATGAACGATACGGTGCATTTTCTCCTTTCCGCTGGGAGCATGATTGGCTTTTCGATTCTTCTCTATTCTTTCCTCTTTCGGCGGGAAGGGCAGACGGTGTATTTCATCCTGCTTGCCGGGATGATTCTGGGGACGTTTTTTCAAAGTGTGACATCGTTTATGCAATATTTGATTGACCCGAATGAATTTTCGATTATCCAAGACCGAATGTTTGCTAGTTTCAACAATATGAAAACCGAGTTGCTTTGGCCGGCTGGCATTGTCATTGTGATTGCTATATGGTACACATACCGGCATCTTCCCGAGCTCGACGTATTGTCACTCGGAAAAGATCACGCGATTAACTTAGGCGTCTCCTATGAGACGGTTGTCAAGCGGATGTTGATGATTATCGCCGTGCTCGTTTCCGTATCGACGGCGCTTGTTGGACCAGTCATGTTTTTCGGGTTGATTGTTGCGAACGTCGCTTACGCGTTTTTTCAAACGTATGAACATCGGTATTTGTTCGTAGGGGCGGCGTTGTTTGGTGTTATCGCTCTTGTCAGTGGTCAATGGGTAGTTGAGCGGGTGTTCACGTTTTCGACGACATTGTCCGTCATTATCAATATGGTAGGTGGAGCATATTTCCTATATCTGTTGTTAAAGGAGCGAAAAGCATGGTAG